From one Suricata suricatta isolate VVHF042 chromosome 8, meerkat_22Aug2017_6uvM2_HiC, whole genome shotgun sequence genomic stretch:
- the LOC115298488 gene encoding hemoglobin subunit alpha, translating into MVLSAADKSNIKAAWDKIGSHGGEYGAEALERTFMCFPTTKTYFPHFDLSHGSAQVKAHGKKVADALTLAVGHLDDLPNALSALSDLHAYKLRVDPVNFKLLSHCLLVTLASHHPAEFTPAVHASLDKFLSSVSTVLTSKYR; encoded by the exons ATGGTGCTGTCTGCCGCCGACAAGAGCAACATCAAGGCCGCCTGGGATAAGATTGGGAGCCATGGTGGCGAGTACGGCGCGGAGGCCCTGGAGAG GACCTTCATGTGCTTCCCCACCACCAAGACCTACTTCCCCCACTTCGACCTGAGCCACGGCTCCGCCCAGGTCAAGGCGCACGGCAAGAAGGTGGCCGACGCTCTGACCCTCGCGGTGGGCCACCTGGACGACCTGCCCAACGCCCTGTCGGCTCTGAGCGACCTGCACGCGTACAAGCTGCGTGTGGACCCCGTCAACTTCAAG CTCCTGAGCCACTGTCTGCTGGTGACCCTGGCCAGCCACCACCCCGCGGAGTTCACCCCTGCCGTCCACGCCTCCCTGGACAAGTTCCTCAGCTCCGTGAGCACCGTGCTGACCTCCAAATACCGTTGA